A stretch of the Ascaphus truei isolate aAscTru1 chromosome 4, aAscTru1.hap1, whole genome shotgun sequence genome encodes the following:
- the RHAG gene encoding ammonium transporter Rh type A: protein MTFATNMRFKFSILALGLQILIIILFGIFVKYDTQHFKIPQNSTGTTDTFIALYPFFQDVHVMIFVGFGFLMTFLKRYGFSSVGINLLIAALGLQWGTLMQGFWHLHGGKIEIDITKMINADFSTATVLISFGAVLGKTSPVQMLIMAILEISIFACNEHLIYFLGASDVGASMSIHAFGAYFGLAASAVLYRSSLKKSHDNEGSVYHSDLFAMIGTLFLWMFWPSFNSAIADIGIHQEMAIINTYFSLAACVLTAYAFSSLVEHKGKLDMVHIQNATLAGGVAVGTCADMNIGPFGAMIIGFTAGIISTLGFKFLTPLVASKLKIQDTCGVHNLHGLPGILGGIAGIVAASMGAKANCSPGMQGAALAATIVIAIAGGTITGFILKLPFWGQPPYENYYDDSIYWEVPLEEEEHENNYQEDHNKIKMEA, encoded by the exons ATGACTTTTGCCACCAACATGAGGTTTAAATTTTCAATTCTAGCTTTGGGGCTTCAGATCCTCATAATTATTTTATTCGGAATATTTGTGAAGTATGATACACAACATTTCAAAATACCTCAGAATTCCACGGGAACAACTGACACGTTCATTGCACTGTATCCTT tTTTTCAAGATGTCCATGTAATGATCTTTGTTGGATTTGGTTTCCTGATGACATTCCTAAAACGATACGGATTCAGCAGTGTTGGAATCAACCTACTCATTGCTGCGTTGGGTCTTCAATGGGGAACTTTAATGCAAGGATTCTGGCATCTCCATGGTGGAAAAATTGAGATTGACATAACAAA AATGATAAATGCTGACTTCAGTACTGCAACAGTTTTGATATCATTTGGAGCTGTACTGGGGAAAACAAGTCCTGTCCAGATGCTGATAATGGCAATTTTAGAAATTTCTATATTTGCATGCAATGAACATCTGATATATTTTTTGGGG GCCAGCGATGTTGGTGCATCTATGAGCATTCATGCTTTTGGGGCCTACTTTGGTTTAGCTGCATCAGCTGTTTTATATCGATCATCTCTAAAAAAGAGCCATGATAATGAAGGGTCTGTTTATCATTCAGATTTATTTGCTATGATTG GAACCCTTTTTCTTTGGATGTTTTGGCCCAGTTTTAATTCTGCCATTGCCGATATTGGAATACATCAAGAAATGGCCATTATCAATACTTACTTCTCATTGGCTGCCTGTGTACTTACTGCATATGCATTCTCCAGCTTGGTTGAACACAAAGGCAAATTGGATATG GTTCATATTCAAAATGCTACCCTGGCCGGAGGTGTAGCAGTGGGTACTTGTGCAGATATGAATATTGGCCCTTTTGGAGCTATGATAATTGGTTTCACTGCTGGAATCATCTCCACCCTTGGCTTTAAGTTCTTAACT CCATTAGTGGCTTCAAAGCTGAAGATTCAGGATACGTGTGGAGTGCACAATTTGCATGGTTTGCCTGGCATTTTAGGAGGCATTGCAGGCATTGTGGCAGCATCAATGGGAGCTAAAGCAAA CTGTTCTCCTGGCATGCAAGGTGCTGCGTTGGCTGCTACTATTGTAATTGCTATTGCTGGAGGAACTATCACAG GCTTCATCTTAAAATTACCTTTCTGGGGGCAGCCACCTTATGAAAACTACTATGATGATTCCATTTACTGGGAG GTTCCATTAGAGGAGGAAGAACATGAAAACAATTACCAAGAAGATCACAACAAAATCAAAATGGAAGCATAA